A region of Zeugodacus cucurbitae isolate PBARC_wt_2022May chromosome 5, idZeuCucr1.2, whole genome shotgun sequence DNA encodes the following proteins:
- the LOC105211738 gene encoding synaptic vesicle glycoprotein 2B translates to MAAEVTTDVAPAKGIVDNNNETKPNRTLASGLQCKTEAAEHKKDAPADFETAMEVAGFGAFNILLLICVLPAAIATIVETSTMSYILPSAECDLKLTLLHKGLLNAITYAGMISSAVLWGYLADTKGRKKLLVFGYLSNIISVLGGACSQNVIQLMVFKFISGFIMCGPFAVLMSYVTELHGKKYRSRMVMLIGLMFSVGNITMPVIALLVLPSHWDFKLLGLQFHSWQVFLAISAIPCLLGGSLLNFFPESPKFLMSQGRNTEALRVFQRIYALNHRKPREDYPIKELANELLSESQKESDASTVSIATIESSIPKEKEAIGAKMDVKEKKPKIGLRQGWEQLRPLLTKPYLGLSARVYLMNFALLFGQNTLRLWAPQMFASIEEYEQMYGTDGATMCSILEYSVNKTQLLKAELANLEMRKCEVVITAASYTNNITVAVAGFLGYVVAGFIVNRIGSKVMLTITSTIAGLCAIGLYFSVSSLSTSIIVAVSVTMGSLSAMSIISSSVDLFPTSLRTMVVSLAMMIGRTGSILGNVLFPIFMSFGCIPPFIMLTTVMWSAGIMSAFLPNTKKMVMK, encoded by the exons ATGGCCGCCGAAGTGACAACAGATGTAGCGCCTG CCAAGGGCATTGTTGACAATAACAATGAAACAAAGCCCAATCGCACGCTCGCCAGCGGCTTGCAATGTAAAACAGAAGCCGCCGAGCACAAAAAGGATGCGCCCGCAGATTTCGAGACGGCTATGGAAGTAGCGGGTTTTGGTGCATTCAATATTTTGCTATTGATATGTGTGTTGCCCGCAGCGATAGCCACGATTGTCGAAACGTCCACCATGTCGTACATACTGCCGAGTGCGGAATGTGATCTGAAGCTGACGCTGCTGCATAAGGGACTGCTAAATGCGATTACATATGCAG GCATGATCAGTTCAGCCGTGCTGTGGGGTTATCTCGCCGATACGAAGGGTCGCAAAAAATTGCTCGTCTTCGGTTATCTAAGTAATATTATATCGGTATTGGGTGGTGCTTGCAGTCAAAATGTCATACAACTGATGGTCTTCAAATTCATCTCCGGATTTAT CATGTGTGGTCCATTCGCTGTACTCATGAGTTACGTAACCGAATTGCATGGCAAGAAATATCGTTCGCGCATGGTTATGCTGATAGGACTTATGTTTTCGGTGGGCAATATAACAATGCCCGTAATTGCTTTGCTTGTTTTACCCAGTCATTGGGACTTTAAACTGTTGGGCCTGCAGT TTCATTCCTGGCAAGTATTTTTGGCAATCTCCGCGATACCCTGTCTACTTGGCGGCAGTTTACTTAATTTCTTCCCCGAAAGTCCGAAATTTTTGATGTCACAAGGTCGTAATACCGAGGCTTTGCGTGTTTTCCAGCGCATCTACGCGCTCAATCATCGGAAGCCGCGTGAAGATTACCCG ATTAAAGAGCTCGCTAATGAATTGCTAAGCGAAAGCCAAAAAGAGAGCGATGCCTCAACGGTTAGCATAGCTACAATTGAAAGTTCTATTCCAAAGGAGAAGGAAGCCATAGGTGCTAAAATGGACGTGAaagagaagaagcccaaaatcGGTTTGCGTCAAGGTTGGGAACAATTACGTCCATTGCTTACTAAACCTTATCTTGGTCTGTCTGCGCGCGTCTATCTCATGAATTTCGCACTTTTGTTTGG TCAAAATACCTTGCGTCTATGGGCTCCACAAATGTTTGCCTCTATTGAGGAATATGAGCAGATGTACGGTACAGACGGCGCTACCATGTGTTCCATTTTGGAGTACAGTGTTAATAAGACGCAATTATTGAAGGCTGAGCTGGCAAATTTGgaaatgagaaaatgtgaaGTG GTTATTACAGCCGCCTCTTATACCAACAATATAACTGTAGCAGTCGCCGGTTTCTTAGGTTATGTAGTTGCTGGTTTCATTGTTAATCGTATTGGCAGCAAAGTAATGCTTA CGATTACCTCCACAATTGCGGGTCTTTGTGCGATCGGTCTGTATTTCTCAGTATCCTCGTTGAGTACATCAATTATTGTTGCAGTATCGGTGACAATGGGCAGCTTATCAGCCATGTCCATTATTAGCTCATCAGTCGATCTATTCCCAACGTCTTTGCG caCAATGGTggtttctttggcaatgatgaTTGGACGCACTGGCTCTATATTGGGCAATGTATTGTTTCCCATTTTCATGTCCTTTGGCTGTATACCACCATTCATTATGCTCACGACCGTAATGTGGT cGGCCGGAATTATGTCAGCATTTTTACCAAACACCAAGAAGATGGTTATGAAATAG